From Periophthalmus magnuspinnatus isolate fPerMag1 chromosome 12, fPerMag1.2.pri, whole genome shotgun sequence, a single genomic window includes:
- the LOC117379238 gene encoding LOW QUALITY PROTEIN: beta-1,4 N-acetylgalactosaminyltransferase 2-like (The sequence of the model RefSeq protein was modified relative to this genomic sequence to represent the inferred CDS: inserted 1 base in 1 codon) yields the protein MPGKICIVTDTTPAPAHKDPVRPCRLPSLCPPQNGPGAGGGAPVGQWGPLLSSSASFVLENGQENSSWHGTTFETLLRPPHPPADTGPTHLNPTLDSRDYRPGLQARVYSSGSTVLGLQARVYRLAPVVSVDPVAPVAPVDPVAPVAPVASASCQCPAGSVQLKDKFPKDQLEQLFEQRKEEYEKHKNRTTCVLSKVLLARPNSPLQYPIQGVNVPPLKSRPIPGLALYTQARHHYKVILSVSKGVLDVKDILEVTVTGKGTAELIVESSSLLSLNDVLASVSYKSTVYHIHMGDLASFSFEDHKAVFPIVIQQPQLPVMFNTGTKISSQVTITIKTFMRYDKLKVLLSSIQSFYPSLTVIIADDSLEPEKITGENIQQYIMPPAQGWFAGRNLAISQVTTKYFLWVDDDFXVEKMVEIMEAVPQLDVVGGSVGENRFYFSLEYEEGDATEGGCLSARLNKELQRLPGYPQCSLVNGVVNFFLARTDSAQRVRFDPVFKRVAHPEFFMDGLGSLMVATCKGVTIGHQPRSQTDPRYGKFRNPNKEDDMLFKYQYYYFKHNLKCILRW from the exons atgcctgGAAAGATATGTATTGTTACG GACACCACCCCTGCTCCTGCACACAAAGACCCTGTCCGCCCCTGTCGCCTCCcgtccctctgtccccctcaGAACGGCCccggagcaggaggaggggccCCTGTAGGACAATGGGGGCCCCTCCTCTCGTCCTCCGCCTCCTTTGTGCTGGAGAATGGACAGGAGAACAGCAGCTGGCACGGGACGACATTTGAGACACTGCT ACGGCCACCACATCCTCCTGCAGACACAGGTCCAACACATCTCAACCCAACCCTGGACTCTCGTGACTACAGGCCTGGTCTACAGGCCCGGGTCTACAGTTCTGGGTCTACAGTTCTGGGTCTACAGGCCCGGGTCTACAG GTTGGCCCCTGTGGTCTCTGTGGACCCTGTGGCCCCCGTGGCCCCCGTGGACCCCGTGGCCCCCGTGGCCCCCGTGGCCTCGGCCTCATGCCAGTGTCCGGCTGGCTCAGTGCAACTGAAAGACAAATTTCCAAAGGATCAGTTGGAGCAACTGTTTGAACAGAGGAAAGAAGAGTATGAGAAGCACAAGAACAG GACCACATGTGTACTGTCCAAAGTGCTGCTTGCTCGCCCCAACTCTCCTCTGCAGTATCCCATCCAAGGAGTGAATGTCCCCCCGCTGAAGAGCCGTCCCATACCAG GTTTAGCGCTGTATACACAAGCGCGACACCACTACAAG GTGATTCTGAGCGTGAGCAAAGGCGTCCTTGATGTAAAAGATATCCTAGAGGTGACTGTTACCG GTAAGGGGACGGCCGAGCTGATCGTGGAGTCCAGCAGCCTGTTGTCGCTAAACGATGTCCTGGCCTCAGTGTCCTACAAAAGCACCGTCTACCACATCCACATGGGTGATCTGG CCTCCTTTTCCTTTGAGGACCATAAAGCCGTGTTTCCCATTGTCATCCAACAGCCTCAGCTACCAGTCATGTTCAACACAGGAACAA AAATCAGTTCTCAAGTCACCATCACCATCAAGACCTTCATGCGCTACGACAAACTCAAAGTCCTCCTCAGCAGCATCCAGAGCTTCTACCCCTCGCTGACGGTGATCATAGCTGACGACAGCCTGGAACCAGAGAAGATCACTGGAGAAAACATTCAGCAGTACATCATGCCACCAGCTCAG GGTTGGTTCGCAGGCAGAAACTTGGCTATTTCCCAAGTCACCACCAAGTACTTCCTGTGGGTTGATGACGACT TTGTCGAGAAGATGGTAGAGATCATGGAGGCGGTTCCGCAGCTTGATGTG GTCGGTGGGTCAGTGGGAGAAAACCGCTTCTACTTTTCTCTAGAGTATGAGGAGGGTGACGCGACGGAGGGCGGCTGTCTGTCCGCACGCTTAAACAAGGAGCTGCAGAGACTTCCAGGTTACCCACAATGCTCTCTGGTCAACGGAGTGGTCAACTTCTTCCTGGCTCGCACGGACTCGGCTCAGAGAGTGCGATTCGACCCGGTGTTCAAGCGAGTGGCTCATCCAG aGTTCTTCATGGACGGTCTGGGCTCCCTGATGGTGGCCACATGTAAAGGCGTGACAATCGGGCACCAGCCTCGCTCCCAAACCGACCCCCGCTACGGCAAATTCAGAAATCCCAACAAAGAGGATGATATGCTGTTCAAATATCAGTACTACTACTTTAAACACAACCTCAAGTGTATACTGCGCTGGTAA